The following are encoded in a window of Sminthopsis crassicaudata isolate SCR6 chromosome 3, ASM4859323v1, whole genome shotgun sequence genomic DNA:
- the LOC141563666 gene encoding interferon-induced very large GTPase 1-like: MATPGNNENEPHPEDPGRRDLENKLKELGLDAQYWMPKLQEYLGVTSVQALQHVQHKEILALKSQAKHPWEKRALEKLLSLCNSQGSEEMQEKHWELVKKRQKQAQSALNELREMQAVGKSREEAIVREKEEELRQAMEIPAKYWPLSEKPLMEIIENMKRNLSLMESTLSHRENLPDRELLKRVSGGLALQGIYQTNHSEDLLEKREELISLPENLCLLSPEQTTRMETKEFLSSHEESMFTQSMEKLGFSVSFLAKGGGWGLKLETNTKHSRSSDSRDVQKSHSEETYTCTTKFCYIPLASCHFARDQLHLSKSALQELKQLEELLSHSNGAETHPLLKQRCEAFFKRFGSHVNQGPLHLGGVFWWKAVAAGFRSEALHDVRRQASEALDMYIGGSYSGFGVTVAAMANVSNSQSQMTSQNTSSTNLQTRLEMSVHQTGGPPEVDSLPQWKAGLVASNHSWCIIDRGYQLVPVWDIILSNHRQDFQDPLQVTHCLTSIYTNLTGRHVSIQAGEELLSAARDARSLIEEMKSWEITEPQEKLMKLINFQQKLREKTRNYNIWLNICLTDPTLQQFLVNTVSFCKDFPVHEIKCIKLQLRSLLYPHVYQVNDFPQRHSIMQWVFHSTKKQQVIHVTEFADFIQLLQKAKNDLLEINHTSEYSEKLEEAQRKATYEISLFLNSFLKALKEAEESGIYLLLLCIAAGVGYKEENQTFHRLLGREELNFLLCEMKEAHEKYQCLHQKSEYRAQAFLLFTGLTITPGPIAVSAEKKKQRLELMQSHMGQSWSKEVLHVLLKPRVSHDWETLEKDLNLLINGEHEDTVNCLHMEQVKKELESVFQGKEKTQEPEPCTIKQHEVIQNPDFLDLAKRLGLEDFYPRNMGRADFHVIYKASVHDSQPDTERQLPFYFLQKLLMLDYRLRYLVCKDDGDTVASGTLTLTNLKEDTSDPYDDLFDENDTSSVLLSTDQPHIHPMDTQMMIFHCADDFMRQYISNKLAICQFAVPFVVPNPCTSIIEFPLWSLSQIKRSWREVKKSGGEDTIINFNNQLISQAPIPIVSFIRVVNSAASSKSQILNSLLSKHKHDVFFHRDCRGNSKSCLLMRGLVEISWFCPGGRDEDRFERCVAFANLRGDAKDHEAQLRFLQDIASVTVVLVSASDKSESTRNMVRDLWKSTKPLVCLFDDKEKTVGSDAGEKVRIGIRNRNEAELMDELSGVIKRLLKSSGPFLTLQDCAEIARQHGFLIDVDRKECQEAKEKAEVVMALMKEIKLSEMKKELLPLQGELWHQWCKKDKELCHLREKGNRSLEQHKSEIEKEKQVIRQTQLQKICPLNDLMRSVLEILHFHSRKDNSTKLYFLQWLSMFMDNLTRGELEKLQKRYNHLWALVLAEKQKESVNVPLKDYQVELESISKDIKDSSLGIEHLLREVGQIYEALEETSSQRYTLAFSLPEIAADLMISGYPLELMDGDASYVPLTWVAAVFDRLIKKIGDEKIFVLSVLGLQSTGKSTLLNAMFGLQFNVSAGRCTRGAYMQLLKVDKTLWEELGFGFVLVIDTEGLRAPELACKSQNRDNELATFVIGLGNLTLINIFGENPSEMQDILQIALQAFLRMKQVNISPSCLFVHQNVGEITAKDQNMEGRRRLQQRLDEMAATAAEQEQLSDISHFSDVIQFDVNTHVHYFAHLWEGDPPMAPPNPSYSHNIQELKRGILLAAKKESRGSILKISEVKVRIQDLWKALLNENFIFSFRNTREVMVMIKLETMYNHWTWNLRSHVLGLQNQLTNQIQNGEIQDLPRNLIEMNIAEKYEAIRQELQKYFDDDPENEILIQWKGNFENKLRNLKEALVSESIRKSTDLLSARKGQDKLNKKKSEYEKELLLRSRDVALSYLGKELSEEELREIFIPLWTKWVHEVSSNSPPVEDPKIDVDLENVFLDHFKQECTVVSKLRDHYRWKKFSIDYEKHVKMKKKLKGLYTPSLAESDKEAIDETTKNITELVMITIESKLRMGMDYNKSYFHELLQLIDKHTDSTSDEARYTFSNEYKIDLSLCLCCRAAASFRDMHRAFKRAHDPVIYLENKREDFFMCFKISCQGATSITVFADFLWSKLFASLHIAIWKKIALDLAGDIRANSPAFNGNRSNLEKHILISLAKEENFEDYWQYIHTPKEFFEKYIKKEIRAYCMSRGNETLKNFLNNSLEHFKKIIFSAIHESTLVAKDQNNSASVWLDTLCKNLGCHLTLPREELRNIEHQEINDIEFLKEAMNEYLDTGIQNVGENCEMIFLTKIESEIQAMLSDQLSGCWKQCPFCKAICTNTVINHCEDHSVPFHRSNAVTGTRWHETDEFAIDFCTSSVASDTLFILPDDRRIPYKTYRQAGGEYATWSITPDTSAQPYWKWFVCRFRSELEEKYKIIFKNRGQIPDNWSRITKEDVLNDMNK; this comes from the coding sequence ATGGCTACACCAGGGAATAATGAAAATGAACCACATCCTGAAGATCCAGGAAGAAGAGACCTGGAGAATAAGTTAAAAGAACTTGGACTGGATGCCCAATATTGGATGCCTAAGCTGCAGGAATACCTGGGTGTGACCTCTGTCCAAGCTTTACAACATGTACAACACAAGGAAATCCTGGCACTGAAATCCCAGGCAAAACATCCTTGGGAGAAACGGGCATTGGAGAAACTTCTTTCGCTGTGTAATAGTCAGGGCTCAGAGGAGATGCAAGAGAAACACTGGGAGCTAGTGAAGAAGAGACAAAAGCAGGCACAGTCAGCCCTGAATGAACTGAGGGAGATGCAGGCAGTGGGTAAAAGCCGTGAGGAGGCAATtgtgagggagaaagaagaggagttGAGGCAAGCCATGGAGATCCCAGCCAAGTACTGGCCTCTCTCTGAGAAACCCTTAATGGAGATAATAGAAAACATGAAGAGAAACCTCAGTCTCATGGAGAGCACTCTGTCCCATAGAGAGAATCTTCCTGACAGGGAGCTCCTCAAAAGAGTGTCAGGTGGCTTAGCCCTGCAGGGGATTTACCAAACCAATCACTCAGAGGAtcttttggagaagagagaagaactgATCAGCCTTCCAGAGAATTTATGCCTGCTCAGCCCAGAGCAGACAACAAGAATGGAAACAAAGGAGTTTTTATCTTCTCATGAAGAGTCCATGTTTACCCAAAGCATGGAGAAATTGGGCTTCAGTGTTAGCTTCTTGGCTAAGGGTGGAGGCTGGGGATTGAAACTAGAGACCAACACCAAGCACagcagatcttctgactccagagatgTCCAAAAGTCACACTCTGAGGAAACTTACACATGCACCACCAAGTTCTGCTATATCCCACTGGCCTCTTGCCACTTTGCACGGGATCAGCTCCACCTTTCTAAGTCAGCTTTGCAAGAGTTAAAGCAGCTGGAGGAACTTCTGAGCCACTCTAATGGTGCAGAAACCCATCCCCTGCTGAAACAGAGATGTGAGGCATTCTTTAAAAGGTTTGGCTCTCATGTGAACCAGGGTCCATTGCACTTGGGAGGAGTATTCTGGTGGAAAGCTGTAGCTGCAGGTTTCAGGTCAGAGGCACTGCATGACGTGAGGCGCCAAGCCTCAGAAGCACTCGATATGTACATTGGAGGCAGCTACAGTGGTTTTGGGGTGACAGTTGCAGCCATGGCAAATGTGTCAAACTCTCAGTCTCAAATGACTTCTCAGAATACAAGCTCCACTAATTTACAAACAAGATTGGAAATGTCTGTACACCAAACAGGAGGTCCCCCAGAGGTAGATTCTCTCCCACAGTGGAAAGCTGGTCTTGTGGCCAGTAACCACAGCTGGTGTATCATTGACCGAGGCTATCAGCTAGTGCCTGTCTGGGACATAATTCTGTCTAACCACAGACAAGATTTTCAGGATCCTCTTCAAGTGACTCATTGCCTCACAAGCATTTACACAAACCTGACTGGCAGACATGTGAGCATCCAGGCTGGAGAGGAGCTACTGAGTGCAGCAAGGGATGCCAGGTCattaatagaagaaatgaaatcCTGGGAAATCACTGAGCCTCAGGAGAAACTGATGAAATTGATCAATTTTCAGCAAAAGCTTAGGGAGAAAACCAGGAACTACAACATCTGGCTTAATATCTGTCTTACAGACCCAACTTTGCAGCAGTTCTTGGTGAACACTGTCAGTTTTTGCAAGGACTTCCCAGTTCACGAAATCAAATGCATTAAACTCCAGTTGCGTAGCCTTTTGTATCCTCATGTCTATCAAGTGAATGACTTCCCACAGAGGCACTCAATTATGCAGTGGGTTTTTCATTCAACAAAGAAACAACAAGTTATCCATGTCACAGAGTTTGCTGATTTCATTCAGCTCTTACAAAAGGCAAAGAATGACCTTCTTGAAATCAATCACACCTCAGAGTACTCAGAAAAGTTAGAAGAAGCCCAAAGGAAGGCCACTTATGAGATCAGTCTGTTTCTCAACTCCTTTCTGAAGGCCTTAAAAGAGGCAGAAGAGTCAGGCATTTATCTACTGCTACTCTGCATTGCAGCTGGTGTAGGATACAAGGAGGAAAACCAAACCTTCCACCGTCTCCTTGGACGTGAAGAATTAAATTTCCTGTTATGTGAAATGAAAGAAGCCCATGAAAAATACCAGTGCCTTCATCAGAAATCTGAGTATAGGGCTCAAGCATTCCTACTGTTCACAGGGCTCACCATAACTCCAGGACCTATTGCTGTGTctgcagaaaaaaagaagcaacgCTTAGAGCTTATGCAATCTCACATGGGACAGTCATGGTCCAAAGAAGTGCTTCATGTCCTCTTGAAACCAAGGGTCAGTCATGATTGGGAAACTCTggaaaaagacctgaatttgctCATCAATGGAGAACATGAGGATACAGTAAATTGTCTACATATGGAGCAggtgaaaaaagaattagaaagtgtctttcagggaaaggaaaagacccaagaaccAGAACCCTGTACCATCAAACAGCATGAAGTGATACAGAATCCTGACTTTCTAGACTTAGCCAAGAGGCTTGGGCTGGAGGATTTCTATCCAAGGAATATGGGCCGAGCAGATTTCCACGTGATTTACAAGGCTTCTGTACACGACAGTCAGCCAGACACAGAAAGACAATTGCCATTTTATTTCCTACAGAAGCTGTTGATGCTGGATTACCGACTGAGATACTTGGTGTGCAAAGATGATGGAGACACAGTGGCCAGTGGGACACTGACTCTGACAAATCTTAAAGAGGACACTTCAGATCCTTATGATGATTTGTTTGATGAGAATGATACTTCTTCTGTCCTCTTGTCCACAGACCAGCCCCACATTCACCCAATGGACACTCAGATGATGATTTTTCACTGTGCAGATGATTTCATGAGACAATACATTTCAAACAAATTGGCCATTTGTCAGTTTGCTGTCCCCTTTGTGGTGCCCAATCCCTGTACTTCAATAATAGAATTCCCATTGTGGTCTCTCAGCCAAATCAAGAGAAGCTGGAGAGAGGTGAAGAAATCAGGGGGAGAAGACACAATCATTAACTTTAATAACCAACTCATCTCCCAGGCACCCATCCCCATTGTGTCCTTTATAAGGGTTGTGAATTCTGCTGCTTCTTCCAAATCTCAGATCTTGAACTCTCTGCTGAGTAAGCACAAACATGATGTTTTTTTTCATCGTGACTGCCGAGGCAACAGCAAATCCTGCCTGTTAATGAGAGGTCTGGTAgaaatctcctggttctgtccaggagggagagatgaggacagatttgaacgcTGTGTGGCCTTCGCTAATCTGCGTGGAGATGCCAAAGATCATGAGGCACAGCTCAGATTTCTGCAGGACATTGCTTCAGTCACAGTGGTCCTTGTGTCTGCTTCTGATAAAAGTGAGAGCACCAGGAATATGGTCCGAGACCTGTGGAAATCAACCAAAcctttggtttgtttgtttgatgaCAAAGAGAAGACTGTAGGCAGTGATGCTGGTGAGAAAGTGAGGATTGGGATCAGGAATAGAAATGAGGCTGAATTAATGGATGAACTCTCAGGAGTCATCAAGCGGTTGCTGAAATCTTCAGGTCCCTTTCTCACTCTGCAAGACTGTGCTGAAATTGCTCGCCAGCATGGCTTTCTTATAGATGTGGACAGGAAGGAATGTCAAGAGGCTAAGGAAAAGGCAGAGGTTGTGATGGCccttatgaaagaaataaaattgtctgAAATGAAGAAGGAATTGCTGCCCCTTCAAGGAGAACTTTGGCACCAGTGGTGTAAGAAGGATAAGGAGCTTTGTCACCTGAGGGAGAAGGGGAACCGCAGCCTTGAACAGCACAAAAGTGAGATTGAGAAGGAAAAGCAAGTAATAAGACAGACACAGCTACAGAAAATATGTCCTCTCAATGACTTGATGAGATCAGTGCTTGAAATCCTTCACTTTCACTCAAGGAAAGACAACAGCACCAAGCTGTACTTCCTTCAGTGGCTCAGTATGTTTATGGACAACTTGACCAGAGGTGAGTTGGAAAAACTCCAGAAGAGATACAACCACTTGTGGGCCTTGGTACtggcagaaaagcaaaaagaatcagTGAATGTGCCCTTAAAAGATTACCAAGTGGAACTAGAGTCTATCTCCAAAGACATCAAGGATTCCTCATTGGGTATTGAACATCTCCTGAGAGAGGTTGGCCAGATCTATGAAGCTTTGGAAGAAACTTCATCACAAAGGTACACTTTGGCCTTCTCCCTTCCTGAAATTGCTGCTGACCTGATGATTTCTGGATATCCCCTTGAGCTGATGGATGGGGATGCTTCCTATGTACCCCTGACATGGGTAGCAGCTGTTTTTGACAGATTAATTAAGAAAATTGGAGATGAAAAGATCTTTGTTCTTTCTGTTCTTGGCCTCCAAAGCACAGGGAAGTCCACTCTGTTGAATGCTATGTTTGGCCTGCAGTTTAATGTCAGTGCAGGGCGATGCACAAGGGGAGCTTACATGCAGTTGCTAAAAGTGGATAAGACACTCTGGGAAGAACTGGGCTTTGGTTTTGTCCTTGTGATTGATACAGAAGGACTCCGGGCCCCAGAACTCGCCTGTAAATCACAGAATCGGGACAATGAGCTAGCCACTTTTGTTATTGGACTTGGAAACCTGACCTTGATCAACATATTTGGAGAGAATCCTTCAGAAATGCAAGATAtcttgcaaattgctctccaggcttttctacGAATGAAACAAGTGAACATTTCCCCAAGCTGTCTCTTTGTGCATCAGAATGTGGGTGAAATCACTGCCAAAGATCAAAAcatggaaggaagaaggagattgCAGCAGAGGCTGGATGAAATGGCAGCCACTGCTGCAGAACAAGAACAGTTGTCAGATATCAGCCACTTCAGTGATGTCATTCAGTTTGATGTCAATACGCATGTCCATTACTTTGCCCATCTGTGGGAAGGGGACCCTCCAATGGCTCCTCCCAACCCCAGTTATAGCCACAACATCCAGGAATTAAAAAGAGGAATTCTTTTAGCTGCCAAAAAAGAATCTAGAGGCAGCATCCTGAAGATTTCTGAGGTGAAAGTCCGGATCCAGGATTTGTGGAAAGCCTTGTTGAATGAAAATTTTATCTTCAGCTTTAGGAATACTAGGGAGGTCATGGTCATGATCAAACTTGAGACAATGTATAACCACTGGACCTGGAATCTAAGAAGTCATGTGTTAGGGTTGCAGAACCAACTGACCAATCAGATTCAGAATGGGGAAATTCAGGATCTCCCAAGAAATTTGATTGAAATGAATATTGCAGAAAAATATGAAGCTATCAGGCAAgagcttcaaaaatattttgatgatgatCCAGAGAATGAAATCCTGATCCAGTGGAAGGGAAACTTTGAGAACAAATTGAGAAATCTTAAAGAGGCACTTGTTTCAGAAAGCATTAGAAAGTCCACTGATCTCCTTAGTGCAAGGAAAGGTCAAGATAAactgaataaaaagaaatcagaatatGAAAAAGAGCTCTTATTAAGAAGCAGAGATGTGGCTCTTTCCTATCTGGGTAAAGAATTAAGTGAGGAGGAGCTGAGAGAGATATTCATTCCGCTTTGgacaaaatgggtccatgaagTATCCTCAAATTCTCCTCCTGTAGAAGATCCCAAAATTGATGTAGATTTGGAGAATGTCTTTCTGGACCATTTTAAACAGGAGTGCACTGTAGTAAGCAAACTTCGAGATCATTACCGTTGGAAAAAATTTTCCATTGATTATGAGAAACAtgtgaaaatgaagaagaaactgaaaggtCTGTACACACCCTCCCTAGCAGAGAGTGATAAAGAGGCCATAGATGAAACTACCAAAAATATTACCGAACTGGTCATGATAACAATTGAATCTAAATTGAGAATGGGAATGGATTATAATAAAAGTTACTTCCATGAACTCTTGCAATTGATAGACAAGCACACTGATTCTACATCTGATGAGGCACGGTACACATTTTCAAATGAGTACAAAATAGATTTGTCCTTATGCTTATGCTGTAGAGCAGCAGCTTCTTTTAGGGACATGCACAGAGCCTTCAAGAGAGCCCACGATCCTGTCATATATCTAGAAAACAAGAGAGAGGATTTCTTTATGTGTTTTAAGATTTCTTGCCAAGGTGCAACCTCTATCACAGTATTTGCTGACTTCCTATGGAGTAAGCTCTTTGCTTCCTTACATATAGCCATTTGGAAAAAGATAGCCCTTGACCTTGCTGGGGACATTAGGGCTAACTCTCCTGCCTTTAATGGAAACAGATCCAACTTGGAGAAACACATTCTCATCTCTCTGGCTAAAGAAGAAAACTTTGAGGATTACTGGCAATACATTCACACTCCAAAGGAATTTTTTgagaaatacattaaaaaagagaTCCGAGCATATTGTATGAGTAGGGGAAATGAGAcactgaagaattttttaaataatagtctggaacattttaagaaaatcattttctctgCTATTCATGAGTCAACTCTGGTGGCTAAGGACCAAAATAATTCTGCATCTGTGTGGCTAGACACATTGTGTAAAAATCTAGGGTGTCATTTGACCCTTCCAAGAGAAGAACTAAGAAATATTGAACACCAAGAGATAAATGACATTGAATTCCTCAAAGAAGCCATGAATGAATATCTAGATACTGGAATccaaaatgttggagaaaattgtgaaatgataTTTCTAACGAAAATTGAATCTGAAATTCAGGCCATGCTCTCTGATCAGCTTAGTGGCTGTTGGAAGCAATGTCCcttttgcaaagcaatttgcaCAAATACAGTCATAAATCATTGTGAAGACCACAGTGTCCCCTTCCATCGTTCTAATGCTGTTACTGGCACACGTTGGCACGAGACTGATGAGTTTGCAATTGATTTCTGTACCAGTAGTGTGGCAAGTGATACTCTGTTTATTCTTCCTGATGATAGGCGCATCCCATATAAGACTTATCGTCAGGCAGGTGGTGAATATGCCACATGGAGCATCACTCCAGACACATCTGCCCAACCATACTGGAAATGGTTTGTGTGTCGCTTCagatcagaactggaagagaagtACAAGATCATATTCAAGAACAGAGGTCAGATTCCTGATAATTGGTCCAGAATCACCAAAGAAGATGTGCTGAATGACATgaataaataa